A single Chlorocebus sabaeus isolate Y175 chromosome 3, mChlSab1.0.hap1, whole genome shotgun sequence DNA region contains:
- the MEDAG gene encoding mesenteric estrogen-dependent adipogenesis protein isoform X1 codes for MAGAACEPVARPSLTSISSGELRSLWTCDCELALLPLAQLLRLQPGAFQLRGDQLVVAGPGEPAARGGFNVFGDGLVRLDGQLYRLSSYIKRYVELTNYCDYKDYRETILSKPMLFFINVQTKKDTSKERTYAFLVNTRHPKIRRQIEQGMDMVISSVIGESYRLQFDFQEAVKNFFPPGNEVVNGENLSFAYEFKADALFDFFYWFGLSNSIVKVNGKVLNLSSTSPEKKETIKLFLEKMSEPLIRRSSFSDRKFSVTSRGSIDDVFNCNLSPRSSLTEPLLAELPFPSVLESEETPNQFI; via the exons ATGGCGGGGGCGGCCTGCGAGCCGGTGGCCAGGCCGAGCCTGACCTCCATCTCGTCGGGGGAGCTGCGCAGCCTGTGGACCTGCGACTGCGAGCTGGCCCTGCTGCCGCTGGCACAGCTGTTGCGCCTGCAGCCGGGTGCCTTCCAGCTGCGCGGCGACCAGCTAGTGGTGGCCGGGCCCGGGGAGCCGGCGGCGCGGGGGGGCTTCAACGTCTTCGGCGACGGCCTCGTGCGCCTCGACGGGCAGCTCTACCGCCTCAGCAGCTACATCAAGAG GTATGTGGAACTGACCAACTACTGTGATTATAAAGACTACAGGGAAACTATACTGAGCAAACCAATGTTGTTCTTTATTAATGTACAGACCAAAAAAGACACCTCAAAAG AAAGGACATACGCGTTTCTTGTGAACACAAGGCACCCCAAGATAAGAAGACAGATAGAGCAAGGGATGGACATGGTCATCTCCTCAGTGATTGGAGAAAGTTACCGGCTTCAG TTTGATTTTCAAGAGGCAGTGAAGAATTTCTTCCCCCCAGGAAATGAAGTGGTTAATGGAGAAAACTTAAGCTTTGCATATGAATTCAAAGCTGACGCATTATTTGATTTCTTCTATTGGTTTGGGCTCAGTAATTCCATTgtaaaagtaaatggaaaagtTCTGAATTTGTCAAGTACAAGTCCAGAAAAGAAGGAGACGATTAAGTTATTTCTGGAAAAAATGAGTGAGCCTTTAATCCgaaggagcagtttctctgaccgAAAGTTCAGTGTAACTTCCAGAG GTTCAATAGATGACGTTTTTAACTGCAATCTGTCACCCAGATCGTCTCTGACAGAGCCTCTTTTGGCAGAATTACCATTTCCAAGTGTTCTGGAATCTGAAGAGACACCCAACCAATTTATCTGA